The Ornithinimicrobium sufpigmenti genome includes the window CGCGACCGCGAGGTGCCGCTTGCCGACCCGGCCGAAGCGCAGCCGCTGCAGCTGGCCCATCGTGGGCCTGGCCAGCGTGTAGCCGCCGACCAGGAGCAGGACCGCCAGGAGGATCGGGTTGAACATCTCCTTGGAGAACAGGAACGCCACGCTGGCCCCGCCCAGGCTGCCGACGAAGGCGGCGACGGCCAGCGGCAGGGCGGTGCGCAGATCAGGCCTGACCCGGCGAAAGTAGGTGATCGAGCTCACCGTCGTGCCGCAGATCGACCCCAGCTTGTTCGTCGCCAGCAGCTGCACCGGGCTGGCGCCGGGCAGGCCGAGGAGCAGGGCGGGCAGCTGGATCAGGCCGCCGCCCCCGACGACCGCGTCGACGAAGCCCGCGGCCAGCCCGGCGAGGGCCAGGAGGACCAGGATGCCCGGTTCGATGCCCTCCACGCCTCAGACGCCCGGCCGGTATGCCGTCAGGCCCGGGACCGCGCGGCTGCGGCCTCGGCGACCGCCTGCTCGCCGCGGACCTCCGCCAGCACCTGGGTCACCGCCTCGTCGACGGCGACCTCCCGGCGCTCGCCGGTGCTGCGGTCCTTGATCTCCAGCAGCCCGTCGGCGAGCCCCCGGCCGATGACCACGATCGTGGGCACGCCCAGCAGCTCGGCGTCCTTGAACTTCACGCCCGGGCTGACCTTGGGCCGGTCGTCGTAGATGACCTCCAGACCGGCCTCCGTCAGCTGGGTGACCAGCCCTTCGGCATGCTCGAAGATGGCCTGGTCCTTGCCGGTGGCGACCACGTGCACGTCGGCCGGGGCCAGCGCGCGCGGCCAGGCGAGGCCGAGCTCGTCGTGGGTCGCCTCGGCGACCGCGGC containing:
- a CDS encoding TSUP family transporter; amino-acid sequence: MEGIEPGILVLLALAGLAAGFVDAVVGGGGLIQLPALLLGLPGASPVQLLATNKLGSICGTTVSSITYFRRVRPDLRTALPLAVAAFVGSLGGASVAFLFSKEMFNPILLAVLLLVGGYTLARPTMGQLQRLRFGRVGKRHLAVAVVIGLLVGSYDGALGPGTGSFFVFALVSALGYGFLEASAKAKIANLATNLAALVVFVPAGAVLWEVGLVMGACNIVGGYLGARVAVARGSRFVRLFFVLVVSAFVLVIGWETLQQLSS